The proteins below come from a single Acidobacteriota bacterium genomic window:
- a CDS encoding ATP-binding protein gives MKRVVEKVKDIVEICPFKHLHDFAADPGLTLAGYHFTDITADLMAKWIGRVASVRAGQGGAYALAGFRGVGKSHFISVLSAIISRPELRTRISDPHVSSSAERLSRRHGQVAFVRRGTGPSLLDELKRAVGVILETNPSTLNDSLYELLLRASEKAGDVPLVLLIDTAMGRDARVSRDDGAMLSEIADAAKALGIFVGVALDDDISGADGPNASISATFNIDYLDQEHLYKIVDSVIFTKYSQKRAVLHEIYEDYRADMPGFRWSEQRFTSLYPLHPATVEIAPLVRLYIQDFGLLGFAAEAGVKIMGRPANSLIGIDEVFDSVESRLRSVPDLADAFVAFERLEREVITKFPVQFRHPAKLILKGLLILSLNGDGVSSPELAASMMISDGDSPDGTRFNISDLLDAFAEALPGAINKVCRDGILPKYSFQLTNKLNVESLLAEAIKSVADSVVWRLLLGQTGEKYSDYDAASDSTACNILWRGATRRGELIWPPSENADSPSRERKENPDWTIRVEPDTADAEPSKENATIAWRLAKLTADEKDAIRRNYLLQNDPTIREQMGETLSTAMHVHSLAIEKIWQRVFLLDSYLTAGGLTFKFTEEARSAYSLTQLMTIMLGPVFEGQYPEHPQFAEHLGHKQTAALISNFFGGSDVNSPESQKLAESFAFPLGLAARVNGVFVPISAENLVENEIVKAGFAGSDAETMVPLKDIAMRLQAPSVGLTREAQHLILAALVAQKQYEFVTSSGNRINHRSLDLQIIWDDIVGVAKPLDEFYSPERLLTWAKLITGNAGLRTLDRSEDRLLIIDSLTGWLSGWNESRTLAEFDALPDENLNAGIWRTAANLRKSFGAMAEIIDSLVKNDLSLDKCLQSIADLFSDSEAEYENKKGDLRILRDFTSGVTRRSEIATYLSLCEDTCDVELESSRQGLLDTINEGKFASSVAGTQQLDADWKRFRDAYTDYYAEKHDAVMRSAVAGEALRAIVSSDEWAVFENFSSVSWLENESFPLAKSLIREIRQLYCNSNVRGSLLSKPFCGCSFSLAETERLVDLPSLLKVTVDCGLEVFRSRFIENSNRLLDATDSDAMRTSVKTILTNISENPELSKLTSQDMRILKIAAQRLSEITSEAPSIPALRDDLPDHTDDHMHLWEQEVKKVEDFVNTEI, from the coding sequence ATGAAACGTGTCGTAGAAAAGGTAAAGGACATCGTGGAGATCTGTCCGTTCAAGCATCTGCATGACTTTGCCGCCGATCCGGGATTGACGCTCGCCGGATACCATTTTACAGATATTACTGCAGACCTCATGGCAAAATGGATCGGCCGTGTCGCATCGGTCAGAGCCGGCCAGGGCGGAGCGTATGCCCTCGCAGGTTTCCGGGGCGTCGGGAAGAGCCATTTTATCTCGGTTTTGAGTGCGATCATTTCACGTCCGGAACTTCGCACCCGTATTTCTGATCCGCACGTCTCATCGAGTGCGGAACGGCTTTCGCGTCGGCACGGACAGGTCGCTTTTGTTCGCCGCGGTACAGGTCCTTCCTTGCTCGACGAACTGAAACGCGCTGTCGGGGTGATCCTCGAGACGAATCCATCGACACTTAACGATTCACTATACGAGCTGCTTCTCAGAGCTTCTGAGAAGGCAGGCGATGTTCCATTGGTTCTGCTCATAGACACGGCGATGGGCCGCGACGCCCGCGTCTCCCGCGACGATGGAGCGATGCTCAGTGAGATCGCTGATGCGGCCAAAGCCCTTGGAATTTTTGTTGGTGTGGCGCTTGATGACGATATTTCAGGAGCAGACGGGCCAAATGCTTCGATATCGGCTACTTTCAACATCGATTACCTGGATCAGGAACATCTGTACAAGATAGTCGATTCGGTAATATTCACGAAATACAGCCAAAAACGAGCGGTTCTGCACGAGATCTACGAAGATTACCGCGCGGATATGCCGGGATTTCGTTGGAGCGAGCAGCGATTCACATCGCTTTATCCGCTACATCCCGCGACGGTAGAGATCGCTCCGCTGGTTCGGCTTTATATTCAGGATTTTGGGCTGCTCGGTTTTGCAGCCGAGGCTGGCGTCAAGATCATGGGCCGTCCCGCGAATTCACTTATCGGGATCGACGAGGTGTTCGACAGCGTCGAAAGCCGGCTCCGTTCCGTGCCTGATCTAGCGGACGCGTTCGTTGCCTTTGAGCGGCTCGAGCGTGAGGTAATAACAAAATTTCCCGTACAGTTCAGACATCCGGCAAAACTGATCCTGAAAGGGTTGCTGATCCTATCGCTGAATGGTGACGGTGTATCGTCGCCGGAACTCGCAGCGTCGATGATGATATCAGATGGCGACTCGCCTGATGGTACGAGATTCAACATTTCAGATCTTCTCGACGCTTTTGCCGAGGCTTTGCCAGGTGCCATCAATAAAGTTTGCCGTGACGGCATTCTGCCAAAATATTCATTCCAGCTTACTAATAAGCTTAATGTCGAGAGCCTTTTAGCAGAGGCTATTAAGTCAGTTGCAGATTCGGTTGTCTGGCGTCTCCTACTAGGGCAAACCGGTGAGAAATACTCGGATTATGACGCTGCGTCCGACTCTACGGCCTGCAATATACTATGGCGCGGTGCGACACGGCGAGGAGAATTGATCTGGCCGCCGAGTGAGAATGCCGACTCACCTTCACGTGAACGCAAGGAAAATCCAGATTGGACGATCCGCGTTGAACCTGACACTGCCGATGCAGAGCCGTCGAAAGAAAATGCGACTATCGCGTGGCGGCTTGCCAAACTTACGGCAGACGAAAAAGACGCTATTCGACGCAACTATTTGCTTCAAAATGATCCGACCATCCGAGAACAGATGGGCGAAACACTCTCGACCGCGATGCATGTCCATTCGTTGGCGATCGAGAAGATATGGCAGCGGGTCTTCTTGCTTGACAGCTATTTGACTGCTGGCGGGCTGACGTTCAAATTTACCGAAGAAGCCCGTTCGGCCTACAGTCTGACGCAGTTGATGACGATAATGCTCGGCCCGGTGTTTGAGGGCCAGTACCCGGAGCATCCTCAGTTTGCGGAACACCTCGGCCATAAACAGACCGCTGCGTTGATATCTAATTTCTTTGGCGGCTCAGACGTAAACAGCCCCGAGAGTCAGAAGCTCGCTGAATCTTTTGCATTTCCGCTCGGGCTTGCCGCTCGGGTCAACGGTGTATTTGTTCCGATATCGGCTGAGAACCTTGTCGAGAATGAAATAGTGAAAGCGGGATTTGCGGGATCTGATGCGGAAACGATGGTTCCGCTAAAAGACATCGCGATGCGTCTACAGGCACCGTCAGTTGGCCTGACGCGTGAAGCTCAGCACCTTATCCTCGCCGCACTGGTCGCTCAGAAGCAGTATGAGTTCGTCACATCGAGCGGAAACCGGATCAATCACCGATCGCTGGATCTGCAGATCATTTGGGACGATATCGTTGGTGTAGCGAAACCCCTGGATGAGTTCTATTCGCCCGAACGACTGCTTACCTGGGCAAAACTGATCACCGGTAACGCCGGGCTCAGAACACTTGACCGGAGTGAGGACCGTTTACTGATAATCGATTCACTTACCGGCTGGCTCTCAGGTTGGAATGAGAGCCGGACGCTTGCTGAATTTGACGCGCTTCCCGATGAGAATTTAAATGCAGGAATCTGGCGGACGGCTGCGAACCTTAGAAAGTCGTTCGGGGCAATGGCGGAGATCATTGATTCGTTAGTGAAAAACGATCTTTCGCTAGATAAATGTTTGCAGAGCATTGCCGATCTTTTCTCGGATTCAGAGGCAGAATATGAGAACAAGAAGGGCGATCTGCGCATCTTGCGTGATTTCACGTCGGGCGTCACACGGCGATCGGAGATAGCGACGTACCTTTCCCTTTGCGAGGATACCTGCGATGTCGAGCTCGAGTCATCACGCCAGGGCTTACTGGATACCATTAATGAGGGTAAATTCGCATCCTCAGTTGCGGGCACACAGCAGCTTGACGCCGATTGGAAGAGGTTTCGTGACGCGTATACTGACTACTACGCCGAAAAGCATGATGCGGTGATGAGGTCTGCCGTCGCAGGCGAAGCCTTGAGAGCGATCGTGAGTTCTGACGAGTGGGCTGTGTTTGAGAATTTCTCGTCGGTCTCTTGGCTCGAGAACGAATCGTTTCCACTTGCAAAATCGTTGATCCGCGAGATACGGCAACTGTACTGTAACTCAAACGTTAGAGGATCGCTGCTATCGAAACCTTTCTGTGGCTGCTCCTTTAGTCTTGCTGAAACGGAACGACTCGTTGACCTTCCATCTCTGCTGAAAGTTACCGTTGATTGTGGACTTGAAGTATTTCGTTCCAGGTTCATCGAGAACTCTAACAGACTGCTTGACGCAACTGATTCAGATGCAATGCGAACGTCGGTCAAGACAATTCTCACCAACATCAGCGAAAATCCCGAGCTTTCTAAACTAACAAGCCAGGACATGCGGATCCTGAAGATCGCTGCCCAGCGCCTATCCGAGATCACAAGCGAAGCACCCAGTATCCCTGCGTTAAGGGACGACCTACCTGACCACACCGACGATCATATGCACCTGTGGGAACAGGAAGTGAAAAAGGTCGAAGATTTTGTCAACACTGAGATCTAG
- a CDS encoding M48 family metalloprotease has translation MQSEIRRRFGASLLVLSVWTGAIAVVPVSTFAQDTDANATAAKDKDTDKKDNKKKDAKPAPTPSGPTALGVKDDPSQIGKRNINGGADKLFGWLGGSQEKEVQIGRQLALEVEQQAKMVEDPMITEYVNRVGQNVVLHSDAKIPFTIKVIDSDEVNAFALPGGFFFVNKGLILAADNEAELAGVMAHEIAHVAARHAMENQGKGTLLQYGMLAGILFGGGIASGILQNTAGITQALAFFKFSRGAEGEADRLGVQYLYASGYDPNGMSTMFEKLASQNKKKPGTLSKLFSSHPQSLDRRDESLSLVARFPEKEEYIISTSEFQRVKGHLMKITNAKAGIQTDYDQADDSKPTLKKRQPEGSESPVLNGEPGSSSSDGPPKLKKRDQPDPLPTPTPSPLP, from the coding sequence ATGCAAAGCGAAATTCGTCGTCGATTTGGAGCCTCGTTGCTGGTGCTTAGCGTGTGGACCGGTGCGATCGCAGTAGTTCCTGTTTCGACATTTGCCCAGGACACAGATGCAAACGCAACTGCGGCAAAGGACAAAGACACCGACAAGAAGGACAACAAGAAAAAGGACGCGAAACCAGCTCCTACACCATCCGGACCGACGGCTCTTGGGGTCAAAGATGATCCATCACAGATCGGAAAACGCAACATTAACGGCGGAGCTGACAAGTTATTTGGCTGGCTTGGCGGTTCGCAGGAAAAAGAAGTTCAAATCGGACGTCAACTTGCTCTCGAAGTGGAGCAGCAGGCAAAAATGGTCGAGGATCCGATGATCACCGAATACGTCAACCGCGTTGGCCAGAACGTCGTTCTTCATTCGGATGCCAAGATCCCCTTCACTATTAAGGTCATTGATAGTGATGAAGTTAACGCATTTGCCCTTCCAGGCGGTTTTTTCTTTGTAAACAAGGGACTCATCCTCGCCGCCGATAACGAAGCGGAACTTGCGGGAGTTATGGCCCACGAGATCGCCCACGTTGCGGCCCGACACGCGATGGAAAATCAGGGCAAGGGGACTCTGCTGCAATACGGAATGCTGGCGGGTATCCTGTTTGGGGGCGGCATTGCGAGCGGAATCTTACAGAATACGGCGGGCATCACACAGGCACTCGCGTTCTTTAAGTTCAGCCGCGGTGCTGAAGGAGAGGCGGATAGACTGGGTGTTCAATACCTTTATGCATCGGGATACGATCCGAATGGAATGTCAACGATGTTTGAAAAGCTCGCCTCGCAGAATAAGAAAAAGCCGGGAACGCTGTCTAAGCTGTTTTCATCGCATCCCCAATCTCTCGACCGGCGTGATGAGAGCCTGAGTCTTGTCGCTCGCTTTCCTGAGAAGGAAGAGTACATAATCAGCACATCGGAATTTCAGCGGGTGAAGGGTCACTTGATGAAGATCACGAACGCTAAGGCTGGGATCCAAACCGATTATGATCAAGCCGACGACAGCAAACCAACACTCAAAAAGCGACAGCCCGAAGGCTCGGAATCGCCAGTACTGAACGGTGAACCTGGATCGTCTTCGTCAGACGGACCACCAAAGCTTAAGAAGCGCGACCAACCTGATCCGCTTCCGACGCCAACTCCGTCACCGCTTCCGTAA
- the bamD gene encoding outer membrane protein assembly factor BamD, protein MVFDLKRATFLCLFVILAVTSAGFGQARPGDGTDLQRLDVMRDKLDRLRRSLNSVISVLKEENKEDKAKKDDEKKLETPLGRLVALEKDGSRLSSDVNSLRGKVDRGEKYERSDVDTLEQSVNEYQARADTAQLEVAAGRATPISTVGQARDKKKKKKFLGIFGGGGSDEYEELLGSVQVGRDRELFVVATREVRKRNYDVGRLLFQTIITTYPDSPYLPMSKLAVGDSFYLEGSTSALIQAIGAYQEWLTFFPTHPLSCRVILKIGEAEMRQIGLPDRDATRAKRAETRLKAIFQQCSDPAILTEARTRLRQVQDNLGLHNLLIANYYYTLSVDQKKGGLKGSQSRFREIIEKYPDFDFMDEVLYKLAVTYLVEEETDQAARYFQRIVSDYPNSEYVKKATEQLELIGATVPAAHPERTKVMPPEDVSFFQNFKNQLFGVYPMTIDKDGVLMTKNFEKEKFEMIDQIIENQGDILVNQIPKALTTVIKTTPVQPKSPIVETPPVKQP, encoded by the coding sequence ATGGTTTTTGATCTAAAAAGAGCTACTTTTCTCTGCTTATTTGTCATTCTTGCGGTTACTTCGGCTGGTTTCGGCCAAGCACGGCCTGGCGACGGAACGGACCTGCAGCGACTCGATGTAATGCGAGATAAGCTGGATCGTTTGCGCCGGTCGCTGAACAGCGTCATTTCTGTCCTCAAAGAGGAAAACAAAGAAGATAAGGCGAAAAAAGATGACGAGAAGAAGCTCGAAACTCCGCTTGGACGGCTCGTTGCTCTAGAAAAGGACGGTTCGCGACTCAGTTCGGACGTAAACAGCCTTCGCGGAAAAGTTGATCGCGGCGAGAAGTATGAAAGGTCTGATGTTGATACGCTCGAGCAATCGGTCAATGAGTATCAGGCTCGCGCGGATACGGCTCAATTAGAAGTTGCTGCGGGACGAGCAACTCCGATCTCAACGGTTGGACAGGCCCGCGACAAGAAGAAAAAGAAGAAATTTCTTGGGATATTTGGCGGCGGCGGCAGCGACGAATACGAAGAATTGCTCGGAAGCGTTCAGGTTGGACGAGACCGTGAGTTATTTGTGGTTGCCACCCGCGAGGTCCGAAAACGCAACTATGACGTTGGACGGTTACTATTCCAAACCATCATCACAACGTATCCTGATTCGCCATATCTGCCAATGTCCAAGCTCGCGGTGGGCGATTCGTTCTATCTCGAAGGGTCCACAAGTGCCCTGATCCAGGCTATCGGAGCATATCAGGAATGGCTGACGTTTTTCCCGACGCACCCATTGTCGTGTCGGGTCATTTTAAAGATCGGTGAGGCTGAAATGCGACAGATCGGGCTTCCTGATCGTGATGCAACCCGTGCCAAGCGAGCCGAGACCCGGCTCAAAGCGATCTTTCAGCAGTGTAGCGATCCCGCGATCCTTACCGAAGCTAGAACGCGGCTGCGCCAGGTTCAGGACAACCTCGGGCTGCACAATCTTTTGATCGCAAATTATTACTATACGCTTTCCGTCGATCAGAAGAAGGGTGGGCTTAAGGGCTCACAGTCGAGATTCCGTGAGATCATTGAAAAGTATCCTGATTTTGACTTCATGGATGAGGTTCTGTACAAACTCGCGGTAACCTACCTTGTCGAGGAAGAGACCGATCAGGCGGCCCGTTATTTTCAGAGGATCGTTAGCGACTATCCGAATAGCGAATACGTTAAAAAGGCAACAGAACAGCTTGAGTTGATCGGTGCTACGGTTCCTGCGGCACATCCGGAAAGAACCAAGGTTATGCCTCCGGAAGACGTTTCGTTCTTCCAGAACTTTAAGAATCAGCTCTTTGGCGTTTACCCGATGACGATCGATAAAGACGGTGTTTTGATGACCAAGAATTTCGAAAAGGAGAAATTCGAGATGATCGACCAGATCATAGAGAATCAGGGTGACATTCTAGTCAACCAGATCCCAAAGGCATTGACTACGGTTATCAAGACTACGCCCGTGCAGCCAAAGTCCCCGATCGTCGAGACGCCGCCGGTCAAACAGCCGTAA
- the rpe gene encoding ribulose-phosphate 3-epimerase, with amino-acid sequence MFEIAPSILSADFTRLAEAIEAVKNGGAKVLHVDVMDGHFVPNITIGLPVVKSIRKATDLIIDTHLMISEPGRYAVEFVKAGADMVSVHVEADQHLQRTLTAIQEAGAKAGVAINPATPIESLTEALPYADFVLLMSVNPGFGGQKFIPTMLDKLRRLRQMILDRGLPVQIEIDGGIDGGNIAEIVRAGAQFVVAGNAVFGGGDAAAAVKGLIEKGTEWA; translated from the coding sequence ATGTTTGAAATAGCCCCGTCGATCTTATCGGCAGATTTTACAAGGCTCGCCGAGGCAATTGAGGCCGTGAAAAACGGTGGAGCCAAGGTCCTTCATGTCGACGTGATGGACGGACATTTTGTTCCGAATATCACGATCGGGCTGCCGGTGGTCAAATCTATCCGCAAAGCGACTGATCTGATCATTGATACGCACCTGATGATCTCGGAACCCGGACGATATGCCGTTGAGTTTGTTAAAGCAGGAGCCGACATGGTTTCGGTTCATGTTGAGGCTGACCAGCATTTGCAGCGGACTTTGACTGCTATTCAGGAAGCCGGAGCAAAAGCCGGCGTCGCGATCAATCCGGCGACGCCTATCGAGAGCCTCACAGAGGCGTTACCCTATGCGGACTTTGTCTTGCTAATGTCGGTAAATCCGGGGTTCGGCGGACAGAAATTTATTCCGACCATGCTCGACAAGCTAAGGCGGCTGAGGCAAATGATCCTCGATCGCGGCCTTCCGGTCCAGATCGAGATCGATGGCGGTATCGATGGCGGTAATATTGCTGAAATAGTAAGAGCTGGTGCGCAGTTTGTCGTGGCTGGAAATGCGGTTTTTGGCGGCGGGGACGCGGCGGCGGCGGTGAAGGGTCTTATTGAAAAAGGAACGGAATGGGCCTGA
- a CDS encoding PASTA domain-containing protein, translating to MSIISSGFSAIGRLAALAALLVVFLFGLVGVVYMSLQGSEIKVPEIIGKDLHDSEKELALLGLKVKKRADRVSAEKPDTVIEQLPKAGETVKSGQMILVVTSKGGGEGDLPASLKNTTDEDDSEKIEEMISDKPKKPKANSNTAKKKVDTARDVNSDSSNSSETNSNSTEPAANKKDPASNNNSTDKPNKNTQTPASPKPSAPGTKPAAVDTKPKPAIRP from the coding sequence GTGAGTATTATCAGTTCCGGATTCTCGGCGATCGGACGGCTGGCGGCTTTGGCCGCCCTTCTGGTTGTATTTCTATTTGGGCTCGTTGGGGTCGTCTACATGTCACTTCAGGGAAGTGAGATAAAGGTTCCTGAGATCATTGGCAAGGACCTTCATGATAGCGAGAAGGAACTTGCCCTTTTAGGCCTTAAGGTCAAAAAACGCGCGGATCGGGTAAGTGCTGAGAAGCCTGATACCGTCATTGAACAATTGCCTAAGGCAGGCGAAACGGTTAAGAGCGGGCAAATGATCCTCGTTGTGACAAGTAAGGGCGGCGGTGAAGGCGATCTCCCGGCGAGCCTCAAGAATACGACTGACGAAGACGACTCTGAAAAGATCGAGGAAATGATCTCGGACAAGCCGAAGAAGCCTAAGGCGAACTCGAACACGGCGAAGAAGAAAGTAGATACGGCGAGAGACGTTAACAGCGATAGTTCGAATAGCTCTGAGACAAATTCAAACTCGACCGAGCCTGCCGCAAACAAGAAGGATCCGGCTTCGAATAACAACTCGACAGATAAACCGAATAAGAATACACAAACGCCGGCTTCGCCGAAGCCTTCGGCTCCCGGAACCAAACCTGCGGCCGTAGATACAAAGCCTAAACCAGCGATTCGGCCCTAG
- the rsmB gene encoding 16S rRNA (cytosine(967)-C(5))-methyltransferase RsmB, whose product MKISPARTAAFDILFRIETERAYSSVLLPIYEESLSPSDRGLCHEITLGTLRHQLFLDKLIDKLALGKKLDLQIRIALRIAIYQLKYLNKIPDYSAINESVNLVQRARKTSAKGFVNAVLRRYLREPVELCFEDHIEEISLETSHPRWLIERWIKEFGIEQASEFADSNNRMPAVAFRIIGEATENVNELVSRARVSDFVDGCYLVDRYDPDLLELAEKKNIYLQDEASQMTAQAQKIPEGGRFLDVCAAPGGKATLAAKRSGAKAGLIVAGDLHGPRVEYLRDNCRRLAGDVINVVQYNAEETLPFAEQSFDAVLVDAPCSGTGTIRHNPELRYLLTEKDIAELPLKQLSILKNASKCVRSGGVLIYSTCSVEIEEDENVCAEFSLQAPGFECIKPDVNTRFITEKGFARTWPQRDNMDGFFIAAFRRL is encoded by the coding sequence ATGAAGATCTCGCCGGCACGTACAGCAGCTTTTGACATACTTTTTCGCATCGAGACGGAACGGGCATATTCCTCCGTACTGCTGCCCATCTATGAGGAATCACTCTCACCCTCGGACCGAGGCCTGTGCCACGAGATAACACTCGGCACTCTGCGGCATCAACTTTTCCTCGACAAATTGATCGATAAACTGGCTTTGGGCAAGAAACTTGATCTTCAAATCCGGATCGCCCTCCGCATCGCAATCTATCAGCTCAAATACCTTAATAAGATCCCCGATTACTCCGCAATAAATGAAAGCGTCAACCTCGTTCAACGGGCAAGAAAAACATCGGCTAAAGGGTTTGTAAATGCTGTTTTGAGGCGCTATTTGCGTGAGCCCGTCGAGCTTTGCTTCGAAGATCACATTGAAGAAATTTCGCTTGAAACCTCGCATCCCCGATGGCTGATCGAGAGATGGATCAAGGAATTCGGGATCGAGCAAGCCAGCGAATTTGCGGATTCCAATAATCGGATGCCTGCTGTCGCTTTCCGAATTATCGGTGAGGCAACGGAAAATGTTAATGAACTCGTCTCCCGTGCCCGAGTTTCTGATTTCGTTGATGGGTGCTACCTCGTTGACCGCTACGATCCAGATCTTCTGGAACTTGCGGAAAAAAAGAATATTTACCTCCAGGATGAAGCCTCGCAGATGACTGCGCAGGCTCAGAAAATTCCGGAGGGCGGAAGATTTCTTGATGTTTGTGCGGCTCCGGGCGGTAAGGCCACGCTCGCTGCGAAGAGATCAGGGGCTAAGGCCGGGCTTATCGTCGCTGGGGACCTTCATGGGCCGCGAGTTGAGTATCTCCGCGATAATTGCCGACGGCTCGCGGGCGATGTGATCAATGTCGTCCAATACAATGCGGAGGAAACTCTGCCATTTGCGGAGCAGAGCTTTGATGCCGTTCTCGTCGATGCTCCGTGTTCGGGAACCGGTACGATCCGGCACAATCCAGAGTTAAGATACCTGCTGACGGAGAAAGATATCGCCGAATTACCTTTGAAACAACTTTCGATCCTTAAGAATGCATCAAAATGTGTACGATCTGGCGGAGTTCTTATTTATTCGACATGTTCCGTCGAGATCGAAGAGGACGAGAATGTTTGTGCAGAGTTTAGTCTCCAAGCTCCCGGCTTCGAGTGTATCAAGCCCGACGTGAACACCAGGTTCATTACGGAGAAGGGGTTCGCCCGCACATGGCCGCAGCGTGATAATATGGACGGCTTTTTTATAGCGGCGTTCCGTAGGCTTTAG
- a CDS encoding methionyl-tRNA formyltransferase, with protein MRIVFMGTPQAAVPSLARCLEDGHEVVAVYTQPDRPSGRGNKIIFSPVKQFALEHGLAVFQPVKIKSDETIATFHSHKADVAVVVAYGRILPETYLTAFPLGAINVHFSLLPKYRGAAPVNWAIVNGERETGVTTIKMDSGLDTGDILLQQNTEIGPQENAIDLMSRLSVSGAELLSATLSRFDSLEPLRQDHSLASLAPIMRREDGNMDWNLAAANIVDRVRGFQPFPTSFTRFRSAKLTIWRAKELAIESSDNLLPGQIVHVRPDSIIVACGKGSMLEILEVQPEGKRRMWIRDFVNGSQPRVGEVLGSND; from the coding sequence ATGAGAATAGTTTTTATGGGAACGCCCCAAGCGGCGGTGCCTTCGCTCGCAAGATGTCTTGAGGACGGCCACGAGGTCGTTGCGGTATACACTCAGCCCGACAGGCCGTCGGGGCGTGGTAACAAGATAATATTTTCGCCAGTAAAGCAGTTTGCACTGGAGCACGGCCTTGCAGTCTTCCAGCCCGTTAAGATCAAGAGCGACGAGACGATCGCTACATTTCATTCGCATAAAGCAGATGTCGCCGTCGTCGTGGCCTACGGGCGGATCTTGCCGGAAACCTATTTGACAGCGTTTCCATTGGGTGCCATAAACGTACATTTTTCATTGCTTCCAAAATATCGAGGGGCCGCACCGGTCAATTGGGCGATTGTGAACGGCGAGCGCGAGACCGGCGTAACCACGATAAAAATGGACAGCGGCCTCGACACCGGAGATATCTTGCTCCAGCAGAATACCGAGATCGGGCCTCAGGAAAACGCGATCGATCTGATGTCCCGGCTTTCGGTCAGCGGGGCAGAATTACTTTCGGCGACACTTTCGCGGTTTGATAGTTTGGAGCCTCTAAGACAGGATCATTCGCTAGCATCACTGGCACCGATTATGAGGCGGGAAGACGGAAATATGGACTGGAACCTCGCTGCCGCGAATATTGTCGATCGCGTCAGGGGCTTCCAGCCTTTCCCAACATCATTCACGCGTTTCCGTAGTGCGAAATTAACTATTTGGCGAGCCAAAGAGCTCGCTATTGAATCTTCCGACAACCTTCTACCGGGGCAAATAGTCCATGTCCGGCCGGATAGCATCATAGTTGCTTGTGGCAAAGGCTCAATGCTCGAAATATTAGAGGTCCAGCCGGAAGGGAAAAGACGGATGTGGATAAGGGATTTTGTAAACGGTTCGCAGCCGAGAGTTGGTGAGGTTTTAGGTTCTAATGACTGA